A DNA window from Hordeum vulgare subsp. vulgare chromosome 1H, MorexV3_pseudomolecules_assembly, whole genome shotgun sequence contains the following coding sequences:
- the LOC123407414 gene encoding protein CHUP1, chloroplastic-like → MGSKQAEDIKNLLLKIIIPLAFPLAGSFICGLIADRAIRHSGLDSSDNSIQLDQSSSDGLRLIQEEEAGGEMESPTPAASRKLVQAETPYSTGRLVGGGHARQASLTEEIKVAQDTESSSEVSVNNQRFQDAQGTSPAGTEEVESLKRVVSALEERAAGIESRFQGYCDMKEQESTYQKMQIMCLGMKLEVLESQNQRLEAAATEIRAAAEEFAVMRASLDALQSKFRKVAKKSKQEFDAIDGRILALDAREAEMATRCQGFEQLMAEMKELVSQLQKGKGTDSESVEVAVERSMRKLSSSKDLLDGMEVLRDRWAADMEELIYLGWITAWLQHDLLVGDGEGGTAKGTVVIGDDDNGTSPTAEGQPKKGEKMVVAAAPINEVELRKTSSNASSCGGAGEESCMGLAGCSRAGIGRPRLLRKIRGWTRGKGPSKQEQ, encoded by the exons ATGGGAAGCAAGCAAGCAGAGGATATCAAGAATCTCCTTCTCAAGATAATAATTCCCCTGGCTTTCCCCCTGGCAGGTTCTTTTATCTGCGGCCTCATAGCAGATAGAGCAATCAGGCACAGTGGCTTAGACTCGTCTGATAACTCAATCCAATTGGATCAATCATCGTCAGACGGTTTGAGATTGATTCAGGAAGAAGAGGCAGGAGGAGAAATGGAGTCCCCGACTCCGGCGGCGTCGCGGAAGCTGGTGCAAGCAGAGACCCCCTACAGCACCGGCAGGCTCGTTGGCGGTGGACACGCGAGGCAGGCTTCTCTTACCGAGGAAATCAAGGTGGCGCAGGACACCGAGAGCTCATCGGAAGTTTCAGTCAACAACCAGAGGTTCCAGGACGCTCAGGGAACGTCCCCCGCCGGCACCGAGGAGGTCGAGAGCCTGAAGCGCGTGGTGTCGGCCCTCGAGGAGCGAGCCGCCGGCATCGAGTCTCGGTTTCAGGGCTACTGTGACATGAAGGAGCAGGAGTCGACGTACCAGAAGATGCAGATCATGTGCCTGGGGATGAAGCTGGAGGTGCTGGAGTCCCAGAACCAGCGGCTCGAGGCGGCCGCCACCGAGATCCGGGCGGCCGCCGAGGAGTTCGCCGTGATGCGGGCGAGCCTCGACGCGCTGCAGAGCAAGTTCAGGAAAGTCGCCAAGAAGAGCAAGCAGGAGTTCGACGCCATTGATGGGAGGATCCTGGCTCTGGATGCCCGGGAGGCAGAGATGGCGACGAGGTGCCAAGGCTTTGAGCAGCTCATggcggagatgaaggagctggttTCCCAGCTGCAGAAGGGGAAAGGAACGGACAGTGAG AGCGTGGAGGTCGCCGTGGAGAGGAGCATGCGGAAGCTGTCGAGCAGCAAGGACCTGCTGGACGGGATGGAGGTGCTCCGGGACCGGTGGGCGGCGGACATGGAGGAGCTGATCTACCTCGGCTGGATCACGGCGTGGCTGCAGCACGACCTCCTGgtcggcgacggcgagggcggcacCGCCAAGGGCACGGTGGTGAtaggcgacgacgacaacggcaCCAGCCCGACGGCGGAGGGGCAGCCCAAGAAGGGGGAGaagatggtggtggcggcggcgccgatCAACGAGGTGGAGCTCCGCAAGACGTCGTCCAACGCGTCGTCGTGCGGCGGCGCGGGAGAGGAGTCGTGCATGGGGTTGGCGGGCTGCAGCAGGGCAGGAATCGGACGGCCAAGATTGCTCCGCAAGATTAGAGGGTGGACCAGGGGAAAGGGCCCAAGCAAGCAAGAGCAGTGA